From one Conyzicola nivalis genomic stretch:
- a CDS encoding flavin-containing monooxygenase, which yields MSNDARALPDTSPAVVVGAGPAGLAVAAELGRVGIHAVVLESKGEVGSSWANHYDRLHLHTARWLSGLPGCPIPRSNGRWVARDDFRAYLREYVERQNLDVRLGTPVTSVDRLAEGLWRIGCGVGTIVTPLVIIATGYNNTPALPDWPGRESFEGRLLHSSEYRNPAALDASSVLVIGPGNSGAEIAADLAGAGRRVWLAVRTPPNIVRRQVLGVPSQLLAISMSPFPPSMGDRVGRVVQRLSVGDLTRYGLPPSPLGVASRVLQDDVQPLLDVGLIDAVRSGAVKVVAAVESFEGNTVSLVDGEVLRPEAVVVATGYRRGLEPLVGHLGVLAPGGRPTINADQQAPGLDGLYFLGYSNPLTGNLRQLGIDARLIARRVGKRDTVAPRVVRATVPRAAGTA from the coding sequence GTGAGCAATGACGCTCGAGCACTACCCGACACCTCCCCCGCCGTCGTCGTGGGCGCCGGCCCCGCCGGGCTGGCGGTGGCGGCCGAGCTGGGCCGCGTCGGCATCCACGCGGTCGTTCTCGAGTCGAAAGGCGAGGTCGGCTCGAGCTGGGCGAACCACTACGACCGGCTGCACCTGCACACGGCGCGCTGGTTGAGCGGGCTGCCGGGGTGCCCGATTCCGCGGTCGAACGGGCGGTGGGTGGCCAGGGACGACTTCCGCGCCTACCTGCGCGAATACGTCGAGCGCCAGAACCTCGATGTGCGGCTGGGCACGCCCGTGACATCCGTCGACCGTCTCGCCGAGGGACTGTGGAGAATCGGATGCGGCGTCGGAACCATCGTGACCCCGCTGGTGATCATCGCCACCGGGTACAACAACACTCCGGCGCTGCCCGACTGGCCGGGCCGCGAATCGTTCGAGGGACGGCTGCTGCACTCGAGCGAGTACCGCAATCCCGCCGCCCTCGACGCTTCGTCGGTGCTCGTGATCGGGCCCGGCAACAGCGGAGCCGAGATCGCGGCCGACCTCGCCGGCGCGGGCAGGCGGGTGTGGCTCGCGGTGCGTACGCCGCCGAACATCGTGCGCCGTCAGGTGCTCGGCGTACCCTCGCAGCTGCTCGCGATCTCCATGTCGCCGTTTCCGCCGAGCATGGGCGACCGGGTCGGACGCGTCGTGCAACGCCTCTCGGTGGGCGACCTGACAAGGTACGGGCTGCCGCCGTCGCCGCTCGGCGTCGCGAGCCGGGTGCTGCAGGACGACGTGCAGCCGCTGCTCGACGTCGGCCTCATCGACGCGGTGCGCTCGGGCGCGGTGAAGGTGGTTGCAGCGGTCGAGTCCTTCGAGGGGAACACCGTGTCGCTCGTCGACGGCGAGGTGCTCAGACCTGAGGCGGTGGTCGTGGCGACGGGCTACCGGCGCGGGCTCGAGCCGCTCGTCGGGCACCTCGGGGTGCTCGCGCCGGGCGGGCGGCCGACGATCAACGCCGACCAGCAGGCGCCCGGGCTCGATGGCCTCTACTTCCTCGGCTACTCGAACCCGTTGACGGGCAACCTCCGCCAGCTCGGAATCGACGCGCGGTTGATCGCGCGCCGCGTCGGCAAACGCGACACGGTCGCTCCGCGTGTGGTGCGGGCGACCGTGCCGCGAGCGGCCGGGACGGCGTAG
- a CDS encoding PadR family transcriptional regulator, which yields MTTTEMREPTFLVLAALADGRKHGYALIAEAAELSDGRVQLKVGTLYAALDRLGEQGLVEGAGDEVVAGRLRRYYKLTDVGALRLEEEAARLAANAASARAKLRSRTAAKVATA from the coding sequence ATGACAACTACCGAAATGCGGGAACCCACGTTCCTTGTGCTCGCGGCTCTCGCCGACGGGCGCAAGCACGGCTACGCCTTGATCGCCGAGGCCGCCGAACTCTCCGACGGGCGCGTGCAGCTCAAGGTCGGCACCCTCTACGCGGCCCTCGACCGCCTCGGCGAGCAGGGACTCGTCGAGGGTGCGGGAGACGAGGTCGTGGCCGGCAGGCTGCGTCGCTATTACAAGCTGACGGATGTCGGGGCTCTCCGTCTCGAAGAGGAGGCCGCGCGGCTCGCAGCCAACGCGGCCAGCGCCCGCGCGAAACTGCGCAGCCGCACCGCCGCGAAGGTGGCCACCGCGTGA
- the scpB gene encoding SMC-Scp complex subunit ScpB yields the protein MTIETDATSLIAPDASVVALDRALEAIFMVADEPMSLVAIATSVQMPVAEVRKAIARLVADFDGADGGVRRGFELREVAGGWRFYVRPELDEVVRDFVLTQNPTKLSQAALETLAVIAYKQPISRGAVASIRAVNVDSVVRTLLGRGLITESFTDSETGAIHYATTDLMLSQLGINSIDELPHLSPLLADGSDGFDERQ from the coding sequence ATGACAATTGAGACGGATGCCACGTCGCTCATCGCCCCCGACGCATCGGTAGTCGCACTCGACCGCGCCCTCGAGGCCATCTTCATGGTCGCCGACGAGCCGATGAGTCTCGTCGCCATCGCGACTTCCGTGCAGATGCCGGTCGCCGAGGTGCGCAAGGCGATCGCGCGACTCGTCGCCGACTTCGACGGGGCCGACGGGGGAGTGCGTCGCGGGTTCGAGCTGCGCGAGGTCGCTGGCGGCTGGCGCTTCTACGTGCGCCCCGAGCTCGACGAGGTCGTGCGCGACTTCGTGCTCACCCAGAACCCGACGAAACTCAGCCAGGCCGCCCTCGAGACGCTCGCCGTCATCGCCTACAAGCAGCCGATCAGCCGGGGCGCGGTGGCATCCATCCGCGCCGTCAATGTCGACTCGGTCGTGCGTACGCTGCTCGGCCGCGGACTGATCACCGAGAGCTTCACCGACAGTGAGACCGGTGCTATTCACTACGCCACAACCGACCTGATGCTCAGCCAGCTCGGAATCAACAGCATCGACGAGTTGCCGCACCTTTCGCCGCTTCTCGCCGATGGATCGGACGGATTCGATGAACGACAGTAG
- a CDS encoding universal stress protein: protein MHAIVATDGSQASLAAARQFKWIADSREITDVTVVAVVSPYAAAPFANELGPQKTPGFTEVSFREDAKAAVDTVAAEFDGWGPTIHKQVRSGSPAQEIIRAAEDLDADLIAMASGSRGLSPTILLGSTASRVQHSAPCPVLVCRPTPGSERALRR, encoded by the coding sequence GTGCACGCCATCGTAGCCACCGACGGGTCGCAGGCCTCCCTGGCCGCCGCCCGCCAGTTCAAGTGGATCGCCGACTCCCGCGAGATCACCGACGTCACCGTAGTCGCCGTGGTCAGCCCGTACGCCGCGGCACCCTTCGCCAACGAACTGGGACCGCAGAAGACCCCGGGGTTCACCGAGGTGAGTTTCCGCGAAGACGCCAAGGCCGCCGTCGACACGGTGGCCGCCGAGTTCGACGGGTGGGGCCCGACGATCCACAAGCAGGTGCGCAGTGGCTCCCCCGCGCAGGAGATCATCCGGGCCGCCGAAGACCTCGACGCCGACCTCATCGCAATGGCCTCGGGCAGCCGCGGCCTCAGTCCGACGATCCTGCTGGGCAGCACAGCCTCGCGCGTGCAACACTCGGCGCCGTGCCCGGTGCTCGTCTGCCGTCCCACTCCCGGCAGCGAGCGCGCGCTGCGCAGGTGA
- a CDS encoding exonuclease domain-containing protein translates to MPLNFTAIDFETANSSSASACSVGLVKVVDGRVVDRVSWFIRPPAGHDYFNEWNTRIHGIVESDVAGALLWSEQLTDLVEFVDGDHLVAHNAGFDMGVINGGCAASFVETPSFAYACSLQIARKTYNLDSYKLPVAAMAAGFEDFAHHDALADAEACAAIIVHAAKRHEASDLEHLVTITGTKLGRIGAVLAA, encoded by the coding sequence GTGCCCCTGAATTTCACCGCCATCGACTTCGAGACCGCCAACTCCTCGAGCGCCAGCGCGTGCTCCGTCGGTCTCGTGAAGGTGGTCGACGGCCGCGTCGTCGACAGGGTGAGCTGGTTCATCCGCCCACCGGCCGGGCACGACTACTTCAACGAGTGGAACACGCGGATCCACGGAATCGTCGAGTCGGATGTCGCGGGGGCACTGCTCTGGAGCGAGCAGCTCACCGACCTTGTCGAATTCGTCGACGGAGACCACCTCGTCGCCCACAACGCCGGCTTCGACATGGGCGTGATCAACGGCGGCTGCGCGGCGAGCTTCGTCGAGACGCCGAGCTTCGCCTACGCCTGCAGCCTGCAGATCGCCCGCAAGACCTACAACCTCGACTCGTACAAACTGCCGGTCGCGGCGATGGCGGCGGGCTTCGAAGACTTCGCGCACCACGACGCGCTGGCCGACGCCGAGGCGTGCGCGGCCATCATCGTGCACGCGGCGAAGCGGCACGAGGCGAGCGATCTCGAGCACCTGGTGACGATCACGGGCACGAAGCTCGGACGTATCGGGGCCGTGCTCGCGGCTTAA
- the cmk gene encoding (d)CMP kinase: MTVVAIDGPAGSGKSSVSRAAARALGFSYQDTGAAYRALAWTALDRGVDTEQPEQLVALLRDFPYSIGIHPDDYFVRVGATDVTDAIREPRVTAVVSAVARVPEVRAYLVELFRSVIRSSSTPGIIIEGRDITTVVAPDATVRILLTATEEARMARRSAELSTESAAKTAQQLSSRDAQDSKVVDFMNAADGVVTIDSTDLDFDQTVSAVVDLVRTSD, encoded by the coding sequence ATGACAGTAGTAGCGATCGACGGCCCGGCCGGCAGCGGCAAGTCGAGCGTCAGCCGCGCCGCCGCGCGCGCCCTCGGCTTCTCCTACCAGGACACCGGCGCCGCCTACCGCGCGCTCGCCTGGACCGCGCTCGACCGCGGCGTCGACACCGAGCAGCCCGAACAGCTCGTCGCGCTGCTGCGCGACTTCCCGTATTCGATCGGCATCCACCCCGACGACTACTTCGTGCGGGTGGGGGCCACCGACGTCACCGACGCGATCCGCGAGCCGCGCGTCACCGCCGTGGTGAGCGCCGTCGCGCGGGTACCCGAGGTGCGCGCCTACCTCGTGGAACTGTTCCGTAGCGTCATCCGATCGTCTTCAACTCCCGGAATCATCATCGAGGGCAGGGACATCACCACCGTCGTCGCGCCGGATGCTACCGTGAGAATTCTCCTCACCGCGACCGAAGAGGCTAGAATGGCTAGGCGTTCAGCCGAACTCTCCACAGAGTCGGCCGCGAAGACCGCGCAGCAGCTCAGCTCGCGCGATGCCCAAGACTCCAAGGTCGTCGACTTCATGAACGCCGCCGATGGCGTTGTGACCATCGATTCAACCGACCTCGACTTCGACCAGACCGTTAGCGCGGTCGTAGATCTCGTGCGCACCAGTGACTGA
- the der gene encoding ribosome biogenesis GTPase Der, with protein MAEQDDYPAIDGDLADRIISLDDAEAAQRAASLRAGLGDYDLDAEDLGLLDSLSDDPDAITYLPALPVLAIVGRPNVGKSALVNRIIGRREAVVEDTPGVTRDRVNYKGEWAGRKFTIVDTGGWEPDARGINASVAAQAEIAVDLADAVLFVVDATVGATSTDEHVVRMLRGTKKPVILVANKVDDVRQEADAAALWSLGLGEPWAVSAVHGRGVADLLDKVLTVLPEVSAVAKEEVGGPRRVAIIGRPNVGKSSLLNKTAGEERVVVNDLAGTTRDPVDEQVEIGGKFWRFVDTAGIRRRVHLAQGADFYATLRTSAALEKAEVAIVVMDVSEPISVQDLKIVDLVLESGRALVLAFNKWDILDDERREMLEREIEQDLSHVAWAPRVNISAKTGRHMEKLVPALETALESWDTRIQTGKFNALLAELTAEHPHPVRGGKQPRILFGTQAASRPPTFVLFTTGFLDPQYRRFITRRLREIFGFEGSPINVNMRVREKRQRRS; from the coding sequence ATGGCCGAGCAAGACGACTACCCCGCGATCGACGGCGATCTCGCCGACCGCATCATCTCCCTCGACGACGCCGAAGCGGCACAGCGCGCGGCGAGCCTGCGCGCCGGACTCGGCGACTACGACCTCGACGCCGAAGACCTCGGTCTGCTCGACTCGCTCAGCGACGACCCCGACGCGATCACCTACCTTCCCGCGCTTCCCGTGCTGGCGATCGTCGGCCGCCCGAACGTCGGCAAGTCGGCCCTCGTCAACCGCATCATCGGCCGCCGCGAGGCCGTCGTCGAAGACACCCCCGGCGTCACCCGCGACCGCGTGAACTACAAGGGCGAGTGGGCCGGACGCAAGTTCACCATCGTCGACACCGGCGGCTGGGAGCCCGACGCCCGCGGCATCAACGCCTCCGTCGCCGCGCAGGCCGAGATCGCCGTCGACCTCGCCGACGCCGTTCTGTTCGTCGTGGATGCCACGGTCGGAGCCACCTCCACCGACGAGCACGTCGTGCGCATGCTGCGCGGAACCAAGAAGCCCGTGATCCTCGTCGCCAACAAGGTCGACGACGTGCGTCAAGAGGCAGATGCCGCGGCGCTCTGGTCGCTCGGACTCGGCGAGCCGTGGGCGGTCTCCGCCGTGCACGGCCGCGGTGTCGCCGACCTGCTCGACAAGGTGCTCACGGTGCTGCCCGAGGTTTCCGCCGTCGCCAAGGAAGAGGTCGGCGGACCCCGCCGCGTCGCCATCATCGGCCGCCCGAACGTGGGCAAGTCGAGCCTGCTGAACAAGACCGCGGGCGAAGAGCGCGTCGTTGTGAACGACCTCGCCGGCACCACCCGCGACCCGGTCGACGAGCAGGTGGAGATCGGCGGCAAGTTCTGGCGCTTCGTCGACACCGCCGGTATCCGCCGTCGTGTGCACCTCGCCCAGGGCGCCGACTTCTACGCGACGCTGCGCACCAGCGCCGCACTCGAAAAGGCCGAGGTCGCCATCGTCGTGATGGACGTCTCCGAGCCGATCAGCGTGCAAGACCTCAAGATCGTCGACCTCGTGCTCGAGTCGGGCCGCGCGCTCGTACTCGCCTTCAACAAGTGGGACATTCTCGACGACGAGCGCCGCGAGATGCTCGAACGCGAAATCGAGCAGGACCTCAGCCACGTCGCCTGGGCGCCCCGCGTCAACATCTCGGCCAAGACCGGCCGTCACATGGAGAAGCTGGTCCCCGCCCTCGAGACCGCTCTCGAGTCCTGGGACACCCGCATCCAGACGGGCAAGTTCAACGCCCTGCTCGCAGAACTCACGGCCGAGCACCCGCACCCCGTGCGCGGCGGAAAGCAGCCGCGCATCCTGTTCGGCACCCAGGCCGCCTCGCGCCCGCCGACGTTCGTGCTGTTCACCACCGGGTTCCTCGACCCGCAGTACCGTCGCTTCATCACGCGCCGTCTGCGCGAGATCTTCGGCTTCGAGGGCAGCCCGATCAACGTAAACATGCGCGTGCGCGAGAAGCGCCAGCGCCGCTCCTAA
- a CDS encoding APC family permease, with translation MPTETDVVQHGELKRSITAKQLYFYVVGDVLGSGIYVLVGLVAAAVGGAFWMAFLAGVAIATITGLAYAELVTKYPQAAGASLYIHKAFRNPALTFFITICMLSANMAAVGSLAAGFVRYFSGLIGLPEDAIWAATFIALAFIALITIINLIGITESVVANVIMTFIEISGLIIVVIIGVVALVEGVNDPSVLLQFNTEGGAGSAVLAVLAGVSLAFFAMTGFENAANVAEETIDPSHAFPRALIGGMMTAGVVYVLVSIAAALAVPIETLAGNTLLEVIRADLFFVPASVMLVVFGIIAMIAISNTTLVTVVAQSRILFGMARENVVPRVFSKVHPTRRSPYVALIFGAVIVGSLLVIGAAIRTSQAGIPAEDQLDIVDRLATITVVFLLFIYALVIVACLKLRGSDETSDTYRANTVLLIVGIIGNLAVLAYTLIDDPDALFWVAGLLAVGLVLYLVQNFFGKKKPPTAGPDRATQVETPPASKEL, from the coding sequence ATGCCAACCGAAACAGACGTTGTCCAGCACGGTGAGCTGAAGCGCTCGATCACGGCCAAACAGTTGTATTTCTACGTCGTCGGCGACGTGCTCGGTTCCGGAATCTACGTTCTCGTCGGCCTTGTCGCGGCCGCCGTGGGTGGAGCCTTCTGGATGGCGTTCCTTGCCGGGGTGGCAATCGCCACGATCACCGGCCTCGCTTACGCCGAGTTGGTCACCAAGTACCCGCAGGCCGCCGGAGCGTCGCTCTACATCCACAAAGCGTTCCGCAATCCGGCGCTGACGTTCTTCATCACCATCTGCATGCTCTCGGCCAACATGGCGGCGGTGGGATCGCTCGCCGCCGGCTTTGTGCGCTACTTCAGCGGCCTGATCGGGCTCCCGGAGGACGCCATCTGGGCGGCAACCTTCATCGCTCTCGCGTTCATCGCCTTGATCACGATCATCAACCTGATCGGCATCACCGAGTCGGTGGTGGCGAACGTGATCATGACCTTCATCGAGATCAGCGGCCTCATCATCGTCGTGATCATCGGCGTCGTCGCGCTGGTCGAGGGGGTCAACGACCCGTCAGTGCTTCTCCAGTTCAACACCGAGGGCGGCGCGGGTTCCGCGGTCCTGGCCGTGCTGGCCGGGGTATCGCTCGCCTTCTTCGCCATGACCGGATTCGAGAACGCGGCCAACGTGGCCGAGGAGACCATCGACCCCTCGCACGCTTTCCCCCGCGCGCTGATCGGCGGCATGATGACGGCGGGCGTGGTCTATGTACTGGTGTCGATCGCCGCCGCGCTGGCCGTGCCGATCGAGACCCTCGCCGGAAACACCCTGCTCGAGGTCATCCGTGCCGACCTCTTCTTCGTGCCCGCCAGTGTCATGCTGGTCGTCTTCGGCATCATCGCGATGATCGCGATCAGCAACACGACGCTGGTGACCGTGGTCGCCCAGTCCCGCATCCTGTTCGGCATGGCCAGGGAGAACGTCGTGCCGAGGGTCTTTTCCAAGGTGCACCCCACGAGGCGCAGCCCGTACGTCGCGCTCATCTTCGGTGCCGTGATCGTCGGCTCGCTGTTGGTGATCGGCGCTGCGATCCGTACGAGTCAGGCCGGCATCCCCGCGGAAGACCAGCTCGACATCGTCGACCGTCTCGCCACGATCACCGTGGTCTTCCTGCTCTTCATCTACGCACTGGTGATCGTTGCGTGCCTCAAGCTGCGCGGGTCGGACGAGACCAGTGACACGTACCGGGCGAACACCGTGCTGTTGATCGTGGGCATCATCGGCAACCTCGCCGTGCTGGCTTACACACTGATCGACGACCCCGACGCCCTGTTCTGGGTGGCAGGGTTGCTGGCCGTCGGGCTCGTGCTCTACCTTGTGCAGAACTTCTTCGGCAAGAAGAAGCCGCCAACCGCCGGTCCGGATCGCGCCACGCAGGTCGAGACGCCGCCCGCGAGCAAGGAGCTCTGA
- the ychF gene encoding redox-regulated ATPase YchF translates to MALTIAIVGLPNVGKSTLFNALTKSSVLAANYPFATIEPNTGIVSLPDARLAVLAEIFGSEKILPAAVSFVDIAGIVKGASVGEGLGNKFLANIREADAIAQVVRGFEDPDVVHVDGKVDAASDMETINTELILADMQTLEKAESRYEKELRAKKITQATVDTAKAAMEWLNEGKPLSSNTKLDLSLLAELGLLTVKPFIYVFNVDEAVLTNDDRKAALAALVAPAHAVFLDAKLESELIDLDAADAAELLESTGQDESGLDQLARIGFDTLGLQTYLTAGPKETRAWTIPKGAKAPQAAGVIHTDFEKGFIKAEIIGFDDLVETGSIAEARSKGKARIEGKEYVMQDGDVVEFRFNN, encoded by the coding sequence GTGGCTCTCACTATTGCAATCGTCGGACTCCCCAATGTGGGCAAGTCAACCCTGTTCAACGCTCTGACCAAGAGCTCGGTGCTCGCCGCGAACTATCCGTTCGCGACCATTGAACCCAACACGGGAATCGTGAGCCTGCCGGACGCACGCCTCGCCGTCCTCGCCGAGATCTTCGGCAGCGAGAAGATCCTGCCCGCCGCCGTGTCGTTCGTCGACATCGCCGGCATCGTCAAGGGCGCCTCCGTGGGTGAGGGCCTCGGCAACAAGTTCCTCGCCAATATCCGCGAGGCCGACGCCATCGCGCAGGTCGTGCGCGGCTTCGAGGACCCGGATGTCGTGCACGTCGACGGAAAAGTCGACGCCGCGAGCGACATGGAGACCATCAACACCGAGCTGATCCTGGCCGACATGCAGACCCTCGAGAAGGCCGAAAGCCGCTACGAGAAGGAGCTGCGCGCCAAGAAGATCACGCAGGCCACCGTCGACACCGCGAAGGCGGCCATGGAGTGGCTGAACGAGGGCAAGCCGCTCTCGTCGAACACCAAGCTCGACCTGTCGCTGCTCGCCGAACTCGGACTGCTGACGGTCAAGCCGTTCATCTACGTTTTCAATGTGGATGAAGCGGTCCTGACGAACGACGACCGCAAGGCAGCGCTGGCGGCTCTCGTCGCTCCCGCCCACGCCGTATTTCTCGACGCGAAGCTCGAGAGCGAGCTCATCGACCTCGACGCCGCCGACGCCGCGGAACTGCTCGAGTCGACCGGCCAGGACGAGAGCGGCCTCGACCAGCTCGCCCGCATCGGCTTCGACACGCTCGGCCTGCAGACGTACCTCACCGCCGGCCCGAAAGAGACCCGCGCCTGGACGATCCCGAAGGGTGCCAAGGCGCCCCAGGCCGCCGGCGTCATCCACACCGACTTCGAAAAGGGCTTCATCAAGGCCGAGATCATCGGCTTCGACGACCTCGTCGAAACCGGCTCGATCGCCGAGGCGCGCTCGAAGGGCAAGGCCCGCATCGAGGGCAAGGAGTACGTCATGCAAGACGGCGACGTGGTGGAGTTCCGCTTCAACAACTAA
- a CDS encoding pseudouridine synthase, which produces MNDSSSSQSDNGPEPYSNPEGERLQKVMAAAGVASRRVCEDLIAAGRVAVNGVRVEEPGRRVLPTDLVSVDGKAIQLDTTKLYIMLNKPTGIVSSLNDDRGRPDLRRYTSMFDERLFNVGRLDAETSGLLLLTNDGELAHILAHPSFGVLKTYIAKVEGVVNQHTINKLVGGIELEDGLIEADKARIIGTPSNDETVVEVTLHSGRNRIVRRMLEEVGHPVIDLVRRQFGPLHLGSLAPDAMRDLTKAEIGELLTIARGSKGTPAATDDEAETGEDNSDD; this is translated from the coding sequence ATGAACGACAGTAGCTCCTCCCAGTCAGACAACGGCCCAGAGCCCTACAGCAACCCCGAGGGCGAGCGCCTGCAGAAGGTCATGGCAGCCGCGGGCGTCGCCTCACGCCGGGTCTGCGAAGACCTCATCGCCGCCGGCCGCGTCGCGGTCAACGGCGTGCGGGTCGAGGAGCCGGGGCGCCGGGTGCTGCCCACCGACCTCGTCTCGGTCGACGGCAAGGCGATCCAGCTCGACACCACCAAGCTCTACATCATGCTGAACAAGCCCACCGGCATCGTCTCGTCGCTGAACGACGACCGCGGCCGCCCCGACCTGCGCCGCTACACCAGCATGTTCGACGAGCGGCTGTTCAACGTCGGTCGCCTCGACGCAGAGACGTCGGGCCTGCTGCTGCTCACGAACGACGGCGAGCTCGCGCACATCCTCGCGCACCCCTCGTTCGGCGTGCTCAAGACCTACATCGCCAAGGTCGAGGGCGTCGTCAACCAGCACACGATCAACAAACTCGTCGGGGGCATCGAACTCGAAGACGGGCTCATCGAGGCCGACAAGGCGCGCATCATCGGCACGCCGTCGAACGACGAGACCGTGGTCGAAGTCACCCTGCACTCCGGCCGCAACCGCATCGTGCGCCGCATGCTCGAAGAGGTCGGCCACCCCGTGATCGACCTCGTACGCCGCCAGTTCGGACCGCTCCACCTCGGCAGCCTCGCGCCCGACGCCATGCGCGACCTCACGAAGGCCGAGATCGGCGAACTGCTGACGATCGCGCGCGGCTCGAAGGGAACGCCCGCGGCCACGGACGACGAAGCCGAAACCGGGGAAGACAACTCGGATGACTGA
- a CDS encoding prephenate dehydrogenase, whose translation MTDRRLAGPVRIVGTGLLGTSIALALRARGVDVSLADVSPSSLALAIDYGAGRAAADGDNPELVVVCVPPDVTARIVAHELEAFPNALVTDVASVKVEPLRELIALGADVSRYIGSHPMAGRERSGAISARADLFNGRPWVIAGHDAISYGRAAAVEQLALDLGALPIEMTAEDHDRNVALVSHAPQVISSLLAARLTDATDAATALAGQGLRDTTRIASSDPELWVQILRANAPAIRDILHAYRDDLDRAIATLDAPDATGSRRALAELIGAGNVGVARIPGKHGQAKHFSRIVVLVDDKPGELARLLTEIGELGINMEDLRLEHSPGAQIGLAEISVLPAAESRLVSELEQRGWKISEALA comes from the coding sequence ATGACTGATCGGCGACTCGCCGGCCCCGTGCGGATCGTGGGCACCGGCCTGCTCGGAACGAGCATCGCCCTCGCCCTGCGCGCCCGCGGGGTCGACGTCTCGCTCGCCGACGTCTCGCCCTCGAGTCTCGCCCTGGCCATCGACTACGGTGCCGGACGCGCCGCCGCCGACGGCGACAACCCCGAGCTCGTCGTGGTGTGTGTGCCGCCGGATGTGACCGCCCGTATCGTCGCGCACGAACTCGAGGCCTTTCCGAACGCCCTCGTCACCGACGTCGCCAGCGTCAAGGTCGAACCGCTGCGCGAACTGATCGCGCTCGGCGCCGACGTGAGCCGCTACATCGGTTCCCACCCGATGGCCGGACGGGAACGCAGCGGCGCCATCTCGGCCCGCGCCGACCTGTTCAACGGCCGCCCCTGGGTCATCGCCGGCCACGACGCCATCAGCTACGGCCGCGCGGCGGCGGTCGAACAACTCGCCCTCGACCTGGGCGCACTCCCGATCGAGATGACCGCGGAGGATCACGACCGCAACGTCGCCCTCGTCTCGCATGCTCCACAGGTGATCTCCTCCCTACTCGCCGCCAGACTGACCGATGCCACCGACGCGGCGACCGCACTCGCCGGCCAGGGCCTGCGGGACACCACGCGCATCGCGTCGAGCGACCCCGAACTCTGGGTGCAGATTCTGCGCGCCAATGCGCCGGCAATCCGCGACATCCTGCACGCCTACCGCGACGACCTCGACCGCGCCATAGCGACGCTCGATGCTCCGGATGCCACGGGCTCCCGCCGCGCGCTCGCCGAGCTCATCGGCGCCGGCAATGTCGGCGTCGCCCGCATCCCCGGAAAGCACGGGCAGGCCAAACACTTCAGCCGCATCGTCGTCCTCGTGGACGACAAGCCGGGCGAACTCGCCCGGCTGCTCACCGAAATCGGCGAGCTCGGCATCAACATGGAAGACCTCCGCCTCGAGCACTCGCCCGGCGCCCAGATCGGCCTCGCGGAAATCTCCGTGCTGCCGGCCGCGGAAAGCCGGCTCGTGAGCGAACTCGAACAGCGCGGATGGAAGATCTCGGAGGCACTCGCGTGA
- a CDS encoding SDR family NAD(P)-dependent oxidoreductase, which produces MPVIAIIGAGPGLGAAVARRFGREGFSIALISRDRSKLDAMAAELGAAGVTASGFAADVREPGALEDALALAAAELGPITALQYSPLPSRDYLKPVLDLTPELALEALQFSALGLIRAVRTVLPAMREAGAGSVILINGGTSVKARAGFAGTSVAFPAESAYGEMLHEALEAEGIRVAQLVIPGGIPQLELPNGIDDVADRIWGLHAEAGPFRTMLIPLEDGRE; this is translated from the coding sequence ATGCCCGTCATCGCAATCATCGGAGCCGGACCGGGACTCGGGGCCGCCGTCGCGCGCCGGTTCGGTCGCGAAGGCTTCTCCATCGCACTGATCTCGCGAGACCGGTCAAAGCTCGACGCCATGGCTGCCGAGCTCGGAGCGGCCGGTGTGACCGCCAGCGGTTTCGCCGCGGACGTGCGGGAGCCCGGTGCACTCGAAGACGCTCTGGCGCTCGCCGCGGCCGAGCTGGGACCGATCACCGCGCTGCAGTACAGCCCGCTCCCGTCGCGCGACTACCTGAAGCCGGTGCTCGACCTGACGCCCGAGCTGGCGCTGGAGGCGTTGCAGTTCTCGGCTCTCGGGCTCATCCGTGCGGTGCGCACGGTACTCCCCGCGATGCGCGAGGCGGGGGCTGGCAGCGTCATCCTGATCAACGGCGGGACCTCGGTCAAGGCTCGGGCCGGCTTCGCGGGCACCTCGGTCGCGTTCCCGGCCGAGAGCGCCTACGGCGAGATGCTCCACGAGGCACTCGAGGCCGAGGGCATCCGTGTCGCTCAGCTCGTCATCCCCGGAGGAATCCCCCAGCTCGAGCTGCCCAACGGCATCGACGACGTCGCCGATCGCATCTGGGGACTCCACGCGGAGGCGGGTCCGTTCCGCACCATGCTCATCCCGCTGGAAGACGGCCGGGAGTAG